In Myxococcus fulvus, one genomic interval encodes:
- a CDS encoding RNA polymerase sigma factor, whose product MVHVEPRQRPTQAAGALLDDELEKLRRDLTHAVARVCPPRLAERRDDLVQTAMMRVMELQRREPERSKLAPAYLYRVAYTALVDELRGVQRRKEVALEEVESLPESPVASGDPERSAGSSQIARAVRDCLKRLVQDRRLAVTLYLQGHTVPEAAELLGWDGKRTENLVYRGLSGLRACLSAKGFEP is encoded by the coding sequence ATGGTCCACGTGGAGCCACGACAGAGACCGACCCAGGCCGCGGGCGCTCTGCTCGATGACGAGCTGGAGAAGCTCCGCAGGGACTTGACCCACGCCGTCGCGCGGGTGTGCCCTCCCCGCCTGGCCGAGCGGCGCGACGACCTGGTGCAGACGGCGATGATGCGCGTCATGGAGCTGCAGCGGCGCGAGCCCGAGCGCTCGAAGCTGGCCCCCGCGTACCTGTACCGCGTCGCGTACACCGCGCTGGTGGACGAGCTGCGCGGGGTGCAGCGGCGCAAGGAGGTGGCGCTGGAGGAGGTGGAGTCGCTGCCCGAGTCGCCGGTGGCCTCGGGTGACCCGGAGCGCTCCGCGGGCTCCTCGCAGATTGCCCGCGCGGTGCGCGACTGTCTCAAGCGGCTGGTGCAGGACCGACGGCTGGCGGTGACACTGTACCTGCAGGGCCACACCGTCCCGGAGGCCGCGGAGCTGTTGGGTTGGGATGGGAAGCGTACCGAGAACCTCGTCTACCGCGGACTGAGCGGCCTGCGCGCCTGCCTCTCCGCGAAGGGATTCGAGCCGTGA
- a CDS encoding GAF domain-containing sensor histidine kinase, translating to MRRFQERLPLEALTFDDALVLLEVVQELSHLRELEDVMALVRRAARQLSGADGVTFVLREGDMVHYADEEAIAPLWKGRRFPIHACISGWAILHGEAAVIEDIYADERIPHDVYRSTFVKSLVMVPVRRADPVGAIGAYWAERRMPGAREVALLQALADSAAVAVDNGRLYDAERRARKAAESETRLRGELLAMVSHDLRNPLGVITMTTSLLAPLLAPLNGRARHHLDTLNRSSLRMERLIHDLLDFAAIEGGGFRVSQESMALSRLMEQASELSPLAQERGIGLELRHDTRDVDVWCDPDRIHQVFSNLVGNAVRFTPAGGRITVMAEVRESVVEVSVEDTGAGISPELLPVLFDRFQRPTMRVPGSGVGLGLSITRGIVEAHGGTVRVRSQLGLGTTFTFSLPTGVPGQSGPRS from the coding sequence TTGAGAAGGTTTCAGGAACGTTTGCCACTCGAGGCGCTGACATTCGATGACGCGCTGGTGTTGCTGGAAGTGGTGCAGGAGTTGTCCCATCTGAGGGAGCTGGAGGACGTGATGGCGCTGGTGCGCCGCGCGGCCCGACAGCTCAGTGGCGCGGACGGCGTCACGTTCGTGCTGCGCGAAGGGGACATGGTCCACTACGCGGACGAGGAGGCCATCGCGCCCTTGTGGAAGGGCCGGCGCTTCCCCATCCACGCGTGCATCTCCGGCTGGGCCATCCTCCACGGCGAGGCGGCGGTCATCGAGGACATCTACGCCGACGAGCGCATCCCGCATGACGTCTACCGCTCCACCTTCGTGAAGAGCCTGGTCATGGTGCCCGTGCGCCGCGCGGACCCGGTGGGCGCCATCGGCGCGTACTGGGCGGAGCGGCGCATGCCGGGCGCACGCGAGGTGGCGCTGCTCCAGGCGCTCGCGGACTCCGCCGCCGTCGCGGTGGACAACGGGCGGCTGTACGACGCGGAGCGCCGCGCGCGCAAGGCGGCGGAGTCGGAGACGCGCCTTCGCGGCGAGCTGCTGGCGATGGTGTCCCACGATTTGCGCAACCCGCTGGGCGTCATCACGATGACGACGTCGCTGCTCGCCCCGCTGCTGGCCCCGCTCAACGGGCGCGCGCGCCATCACCTGGACACGCTCAACCGCTCCTCGCTGCGCATGGAGCGGCTCATCCACGACCTGCTGGACTTCGCGGCCATCGAGGGCGGCGGCTTCCGCGTGAGCCAGGAGTCGATGGCGCTCTCGCGGCTGATGGAGCAGGCCTCCGAGCTGTCGCCCCTGGCGCAGGAGCGGGGCATCGGCCTGGAACTGCGCCACGACACGCGCGACGTGGACGTGTGGTGTGATCCAGACCGCATCCACCAGGTGTTCTCCAACCTGGTGGGCAACGCCGTGCGCTTCACGCCCGCGGGCGGGCGGATCACGGTGATGGCGGAGGTGCGTGAGAGCGTCGTCGAGGTGAGCGTGGAGGACACGGGCGCGGGCATCTCCCCGGAGCTGTTGCCCGTCCTGTTCGACCGGTTCCAGCGTCCGACGATGCGCGTGCCGGGCAGCGGCGTGGGCCTGGGGCTCTCCATCACCCGGGGCATCGTGGAGGCCCACGGCGGCACCGTCCGCGTGCGCAGTCAGCTGGGCCTGGGGACGACGTTCACCTTCTCGCTCCCCACGGGCGTGCCGGGTCAGTCCGGGCCGCGCTCGTAG